From Draconibacterium halophilum, one genomic window encodes:
- a CDS encoding YDG domain-containing protein, translating to MMKKFLIVTALVWACLPLFAQHFTVDYTSQPQTYMNVYVFEAQIGGVDLGSGDEIAVFDGNICCGVFQLNGTFSGPEQIAAAKADGAGTGYTVGHDIGIKIWDSSTGTEYNATIEFTSNSPYNVFTDNESAYTNISVKLQRTINLTAEDKQYDATSDAVVGYTVSGGSVDGDITITAGNGQFANKNVGTGKTVTGDITISGSDAGSYEFTKVETITASISKKNLTVSNASASNKVYDGTTSASITGASLVGAISGDNVSIGNAVGNFSQKNVGTNISVTAAITLSGTSRGNYSLTQPTGLSANITKKTVTVNANDRSKDCNQNDPSLTYSVSPGLVSGDSFSGHLTRESGEDLGEYDILQGTLSLNSNYTLVFHGATFTIRDEAPYWTTNSSALNRTIAYSDLVAIDEAQSLAPVADDNCDSDVSDIEKTSGVFVADAGCSEVGTYTNTWIVTDNSGNVSTKYTQVITLIDDIAPVIQAVEDFDVVIPAGSCETTVNYPEILVDEACIASLELLSGRGAEASYATGDWEETWVAIDEAGNSDTMTFTISVVSENENPVIDAVENMHITTTTHDVNTVLTGIYGNACAAGELSLSAVADNDNLVSYVNVIYCGNISKAILEIGLVAGVEGSSQIAIAVEDDQQRKTEETFTLFVGATNNAPFLVTGIEDVEVNADKTESIYLSSVLGEYFDDSDSEELSFSAYEEGTDELPVWAGFSNDSLTFQPAIADTGCVNIVIKAVDSEGLYATDTISVCVLDYVLGANENEEKSANITIYPNPANTQLTVDLGGFNEKSDLFLFDIGGKMLMQETFRYTDKIKLDISNFEAGIYLVKTVIDGVSDTQKLVVKQ from the coding sequence ATGATGAAGAAGTTTTTAATAGTTACAGCACTTGTTTGGGCATGCTTACCTTTGTTTGCTCAACATTTTACAGTAGATTATACTTCTCAGCCTCAAACCTACATGAATGTTTATGTTTTTGAAGCACAAATCGGAGGAGTTGACTTGGGTAGTGGCGATGAAATTGCTGTTTTCGACGGCAATATTTGTTGCGGTGTTTTTCAGCTAAACGGAACTTTCTCGGGGCCTGAGCAAATTGCTGCTGCAAAAGCCGACGGAGCTGGCACCGGGTATACCGTAGGGCACGATATCGGTATAAAAATTTGGGATTCCAGCACAGGAACGGAGTACAATGCTACAATTGAATTTACAAGTAACTCGCCTTATAATGTTTTCACCGATAACGAATCGGCATATACAAATATTAGTGTGAAGCTGCAACGTACTATTAATCTTACGGCAGAAGACAAACAATATGATGCCACTTCTGATGCCGTTGTTGGCTACACTGTTAGCGGCGGTAGCGTAGATGGAGATATTACAATTACTGCAGGCAATGGACAGTTTGCTAACAAGAATGTTGGAACCGGCAAAACAGTTACAGGAGATATTACCATCAGTGGCTCTGATGCTGGAAGCTACGAATTTACAAAGGTTGAAACAATAACAGCATCAATCAGTAAAAAGAATCTAACGGTTTCCAATGCAAGTGCATCGAATAAGGTATACGATGGAACAACAAGTGCTTCTATAACAGGTGCAAGTCTTGTTGGTGCCATAAGTGGCGACAATGTTTCAATTGGAAATGCAGTTGGTAATTTTAGCCAGAAAAATGTAGGTACAAACATCTCCGTTACCGCAGCAATTACTTTATCCGGAACAAGCAGAGGTAATTACAGTTTAACACAGCCAACTGGGTTAAGTGCCAATATCACCAAAAAGACCGTTACTGTTAATGCAAACGACCGCAGTAAAGATTGTAACCAAAATGATCCGTCACTTACTTACTCAGTTTCTCCCGGTTTAGTTTCAGGTGATTCTTTCTCCGGACATCTTACTCGTGAGTCTGGCGAAGATTTGGGTGAATACGATATCTTACAGGGAACACTTAGTTTAAATTCAAACTATACCTTGGTGTTTCATGGAGCAACATTTACGATTCGCGACGAGGCTCCCTATTGGACAACGAATTCTTCTGCTTTAAATCGTACAATAGCTTACAGCGATCTGGTAGCTATTGATGAAGCACAGAGTCTTGCTCCGGTTGCTGATGACAACTGTGATTCTGATGTTTCTGATATCGAAAAAACCTCAGGTGTGTTTGTTGCTGATGCCGGTTGTAGTGAGGTAGGAACTTACACAAATACGTGGATAGTAACGGACAATTCGGGAAATGTTAGCACAAAATATACACAGGTAATAACCCTGATTGATGATATTGCGCCGGTTATTCAGGCCGTAGAAGATTTTGATGTTGTAATTCCTGCGGGCAGCTGTGAAACAACAGTTAACTATCCTGAAATTTTGGTAGATGAAGCTTGTATTGCTTCACTTGAATTGTTATCAGGGCGAGGCGCGGAAGCCAGTTATGCAACAGGCGATTGGGAAGAAACATGGGTGGCAATTGATGAAGCCGGGAACTCAGATACGATGACATTCACTATATCAGTAGTATCGGAAAATGAAAACCCGGTGATTGATGCCGTGGAGAATATGCATATAACCACTACAACTCATGACGTTAATACAGTATTAACCGGAATTTATGGAAACGCATGCGCCGCAGGCGAATTATCACTTAGTGCAGTTGCAGATAATGATAATTTGGTATCGTATGTAAATGTTATTTATTGTGGAAACATTTCAAAAGCAATTCTTGAAATCGGGCTTGTAGCCGGAGTTGAAGGTTCTTCGCAAATAGCAATTGCTGTGGAAGACGATCAACAGCGCAAAACAGAAGAGACATTTACTTTATTTGTTGGTGCTACTAATAATGCGCCCTTTTTGGTAACAGGTATCGAAGATGTTGAAGTGAATGCAGATAAAACGGAAAGTATTTATTTAAGTTCAGTTCTGGGTGAGTATTTTGACGATAGCGATAGCGAAGAGTTGAGTTTTTCTGCTTATGAAGAAGGAACAGACGAGTTGCCGGTGTGGGCTGGTTTTTCAAACGATTCGCTGACATTTCAGCCAGCTATTGCTGATACTGGGTGTGTTAATATTGTTATAAAAGCAGTTGATTCGGAAGGACTTTATGCTACCGATACTATTTCTGTTTGTGTTTTAGACTATGTGTTAGGTGCAAACGAAAACGAAGAGAAATCAGCTAATATTACTATCTATCCCAATCCGGCAAACACTCAGTTAACTGTTGATTTGGGAGGTTTTAACGAGAAGTCGGATTTATTTTTATTTGATATTGGTGGAAAGATGCTCATGCAAGAAACATTTCGTTACACTGATAAAATTAAATTAGATATATCGAATTTTGAAGCTGGAATATACTTGGTTAAAACAGTGATAGATGGTGTGAGTGATACACAAAAGCTTGTTGTAAAGCAATAA